In Carassius auratus strain Wakin linkage group LG30F, ASM336829v1, whole genome shotgun sequence, the DNA window TTGATGCAATGTGAAATATCCAAGGTACAACAATTGTTTTCTATTACAAAGCTAAAGTCTAAATGTATTACAACACTGAGTAGATAGATAAATTTGACGtggaaacatttttcattaaaaactaaatgtgaTTTTCATCTTTCATCCACAGAAACGTAAGGCAGAAGAGGCAGAGGGTGAGCCTCCATCCAAGAGGAATCCTGGGCCTTGACTTGCACACACTTAGTAGTTTCTTGGTAGCCTTTTAAAGCTCTTTCCTGTGACCAATTCTTCCCGAACGTCTAACACTGTACTGgctttgtaaatatgtatttctaCCATTTCCTGCGtccaaaataaaatcttttaacaTTTTCTGTTCCTCTGAGTTTATTACTTTTAACTTATCAAAAATCTTgtatattcatttagcagacaattCTAGCAACgtgcaaaaatattttctgtccACTTGGATTATGCAGGGATCATACGGTTATTGGAAAtccttgaaagtgcttgaattttaATGTGGTGTTTTTGAGGTTTGAAAAGTGCTTGAAATTTGGATGCAGTGCTTAAAACttcttgaaattgtaattgcattGCATTCATAATATTACTGAACTTTACAGTTGGAACCATGGAACATGTTTTCCTTTAATTTGTCGCCCTTCTGTCCAATACTATCACATTTTTAATAGCACAATATATAATTTGTCATGAATGTGTATAATAAGctggataatgtacatccagctggtTTTTATCTCAGAATAAACCTGCATTGAGTtggggtcctgatcaccctgtcagggTTTATTCTGTGGTAACAACTGGCTGGATGTTCATTATACCTTacttattacacggctctgtggaatactccattctgattggtcagtcgtgacattccgaggtatgttatccctggataacaaccggtaaaagctgataacacatGCTCATCCGTTTAACTGAAGTCAGTGCTGTATACTTGCTAGGAACAGTTTTCTTTGGCGGAAGCTTTGCGTTTGTTGagctattaaaatattaaaacttgattcaaaatggtgtacaactatttaattatgtcatcctggtattgCGACTCGCTTCATACAAACGctgctgctgccattttgctacgATTGTTTTGTACGTTGTAATGGATTATACGATTAACAAACTGGTAAAATTTTATTAAGTTGGTAAAGCCTCAATTATTTATGTgttgaaatgttgtgtaataagtggtTTGACTGCACCGTTTCCCTTTAAATGTCCATCTAGTTTGAACTTGCCACTTGCTTGCAACTGCTGTGTTCACAGAAGCTttgcgttcaaatatttcaacttaaatcaatatttagtgtataattatttacatatgtGGCAAGTAGTCATGTAAGCGGGATAATGTACATTCAGCCAGTTGTTATCGCAGAATAACATCCATTTCGTAATGCAATGCTAATCGACAAGGGGCACTGCAGATCTATAAGTGTTTGACCTCAAAGTACTGCAATAGGATGGGAAAGCATGCAGAGCTGTCCATTAGTATATAGCTCTCACAGGACTTCAATGTCAAAACACCGATCTGTTTGCACCTTGCCACTTCAAGTTAAACAAACCTTGAAATTTAATTGATAACTTCGCGACTGCGGGGCCTTCCCCTTGCTGGAGCTGGTGTTTTGACGATTATGCTACCTCCCATTTGAAAGATAGGTAAAACAAATCAAAAGCGAAAATTCTATGTATCAGATCTTGCTACTAGCACCTTATTCATTTGGTTTGAGGATTTTTTACCTAcccctaccctaaacctacccgccCATACTGACCCTTACTCTAAACTTACCCTTAAAATACTGCAAATATAGTTTTGGTAGCACAATCTGATAGGTAGCATGTTTCGTCAATACACCAGCACTGCACACAGAAATCCACAAATGTGCAATACGCAATTCACAAATGAATCCTAGTCAAAGTTGTTTGtgatataaaaatgatatttattattttcatttttttttattgttattgaattcatgtttgtgaagatttatgtatttttcagtgtttattttttgtcaatctatttgcatttatttgtggcTCATAATCGATTCTACTCCCATATTAAAGTCTGAAAAAGGAAATGTCCAAAATGTACTTATATGGAGATGGTCTGGGCGTGTTTTATGCAAATGACTGCATGCAGCCGCTAGTTTAAAATACTCCAAATTCAATAACATTAGCACAAGGTTAAGAACAAATTATTTGAGTCCTAACCGGTTGTGAATTAGGAGTAAAGTTTTTGTGAGAAGTTTGAATGTGCTATAAATACGAATAATTTACACCATTATAAGTGAATGAGAACCATTGTCTAAATTTCAAGAAAAAGAGCAGGATGTTTTTGTTGTGTGAATGTGATATACAACATTTAACCACATATTATTAACTGAACTGATTTAAATGGACATATCCATCACAGAAAGGTAAGGCACAAGAGTGAGAAGAAAAGCATCATTCAAGAGCAAACCTGGGTCTTGACATTCACACACTTTAAAACTTGTAGTCTTCTTTTACCAGTTCCTGtcaacaataaaatgttttaacattttcaattatatttGAATCATCACAGTCTTATTCATTTAGCAAACCACACTACCATGTTGTAAAGATATTCAGGCCtcttatttacatgcatatgtatATGGATATATGActcttttgaaaatattaaacatgatATTGCACAAACTGCATATCCATGTTGAACAGATGCCATATTAATCATTAAATGTATGATTAATGACATATAATCTTCTATAATAGAGAGTTGATTTTTCACAATTTAGCTGTGAACTTCTGCCTTATTTGATAGACAACAGAGTGAGCTTCATCAAAGGAGTCAGAGAGCGCTGACTGTACTCGACTCCTCCAGCTCTGCAGTTTGGGTCTGTCCTTCAGAACGTCCCTCCCGCTGCACATGGGCTGAAAGAGACAATCAAATGAGCTCTATTTATGTTTTTGCATGCAGAATTGTGCATAAATATTCAATTTCATCCTAATTAATGATGCATAATGGCCTCTAAATGCAATGAGTTTTACAATATGTTTAGCATCTCTAAGTGCCTACCTGCATGAGCTCACAAACTGCTAAAAGGTCAGCCAGTGAGATGTCATGACCACACAGGAAGGCCTGTCtcttcaaaaacatgttttccaGCATGTCCAGTGTGCCATCCAGGTCTGTCAGTGCTTTTTTAAACTTCACAGGATTTGTTGGCTGTCCCATCCTTGGAAATATAACCTATACAGGAATACAAgtcaaaaaagattttaaaaacaatattcgATGTAGAATCTTGAAATGCATTGTCAACTTGCCACGTATCAAAGCCTACCTCTTGCAGGAAGACTGTGGAAGCATGCATACGTGTGTTCACATGATGCCAGGCCGTGTACTCATCCACTCGAGCTCTCTTCTCTGGCAGTTTGGGGTACCAGTGATCAGGGACATTGTAGGTTGTCGCCAGATACTTCAATATAGCATCACTGTCAAAGAGGATGGTTAATAATAGAAAGaaattttaaaaaaacacattaaaatatttctaatagCAATAACAATTTCAGATTTTACTGGCTTCCAAATGCTCGTTTAACCAAAGGTTTCCTATTTTTTACAACTGGAGTCTTTCCATACCTCTCAGTAAGCACGAATCCATTGTCATCCAACACTGGCACTTTTTGCATGGGGTTGAGTTTGGAGAACTCAGGTGTTTTGTGCTGCCCTATAGTTCCATGTTGGGCATTAAAGTTGTGAAGGTTAATGTAGGATGAAgttcaaataataaaaagcatacaACATTCTGAAATAAATATAGACAGCTAGGGCTATGTAACCTTTGTACAGTCTTAACAAGTGCACACTGCACTGCTTCCTCTGAACAACACACTCATAACAATGTTGCTCACCTTTTCGTAACGCAACGAGTTCCACCGTATGTGGTATTCTGTTGTGTTTAAGGAATATAAGTAAAGCCCTGCATGGCTGCGACAAGAGATCCAAGTATGCTTTCACTGCCTGTCTGCCAGCCATATAGTCAACTATAACTGTAGACAGAAACAATATGAATTCCTGCTCTGACCAGTTTCATTGGTGGATAGTCCAATCACAAGCTGTCACAAAGGTTTCTTCCTGCTGCAGCGCCGCGGACGGATAGAGGCTCAAAGGCGCGAAAAACGCTTTAAAGAATGTTTGTCTCGAGgcaaatgaaaactaaataaaatgttactttaaatatataaatctcaGTGATTTTAAACTGGAAAGCAGTATCTCTATtagatgaaacattaaaaaaacattgtaaatgtaaACGACAGTGATTGGTAGATCCGTATCAGCGTTGAGAAAAACAACACATACCACGTGAACACGCGTTgtcatctcggttacgtatgtaaccttggttccctgaatagggaacgagatgctgcggtgacgtcaccacgtatgggaacacctccggtgtgacgaatgtctgaagcccaataccatcccgccaatcctattggccaaatggcgcatagcaccaccctacgcatgcgcacgcatgatatacctgggtgcagcgcgccatttcgctcagatttcatgactgaagatgaagttatcaaggtacggaacggccagaaccgcagcatctcgttccctattcagggaaccaaggttacatacgtaaccgagatgttccctatcataggtcacttcgatgctgcggtgacgtcaccacgtatgggaacgatataccaaaacgcctgacgtacctgataactgagatccgaggaagcatctgctcaagcggaaagaacccgggagccaggagccatcctcacatccagactgtaggacttgataaaagtgctcggtgaggaccatcctgccgcagcacagatatcatccatagaagatccactgagaaaagcttgagaagaagccacagctcaagtggaatgagccttaattcctaagggcgaagcgagtccgcgcgcctcataggccaaagaaattgcctccaccagccaatgggacatgcgctgctttgtaaccgcatggcccttacttttatgtccaagacagacaaacagctggtcagattcacgccaaggggctgtacgatccacataagtctttaaagctctcacagggcaaagacttagatctcctgacccagcctcagcaggtgaaaaagcttccaggaacacttgctgaaagcgaaagaggttagatgcgacctaggaacatagttaggcctgggccgcagcagcaccttcacagagcccggtgcaaattccatgcatgagggtgaaacagaaagagcctgtaaatccccaactctcttgagggaggataaaaccatgagaagaagtgtcttcagtgacaagaatttatccgatacggtctccaagggctcaaacggatgccctgataaacctagcaacacaatggataaaccccatgaaggaactcgcacagggcggaaaggcctcagccgtcgcgcacgctgtacgaaacgagaaactagtggatgacgcctcatagaggcaccgcctatgtattcgtggtaagctgaaatggctgccacgtaaaccttaaaagtggctggtgttacgccatccgaaaaacaatcctggaggaactccagcactgaagccactgggcagtaaactggatccacattacgattgccacaccaggctgtaatcagtctccacttgaaagcatataagcgtctcgtagaagctgctctagaattcaatatagtctcagtggtttcaacagaaagaccgggacatactaatgcactccgctcagtggccacgcccacagtttccacagatccggcctcaggtgccaaatcagcccctgtgcttgtgataataaatcctgtctgaggggaatctccaaggagagcccgctagcagactgatcagatccgcaaaccacggctgcgtgtgccatcgcggagccaccagcagcagctgttccattctgtcccgccgtattctgcataataccgctgggatcaaacgaatcggaggaaaagcatacagactggtcctgggccagctgtgagctaatgcatccacgcccaggggcgatggggggcatagggagaaccatagcgggcaatgcgtagtcatgtttgacgcgaataaatccactttcgcttgccgaatatccgccataaaagattcaccgtctggaggtgtaatctccattctccctgttccagagcctg includes these proteins:
- the LOC113067942 gene encoding glutathione S-transferase theta-1-like, with the protein product MAGRQAVKAYLDLLSQPCRALLIFLKHNRIPHTVELVALRKGQHKTPEFSKLNPMQKVPVLDDNGFVLTESDAILKYLATTYNVPDHWYPKLPEKRARVDEYTAWHHVNTRMHASTVFLQEVIFPRMGQPTNPVKFKKALTDLDGTLDMLENMFLKRQAFLCGHDISLADLLAVCELMQPMCSGRDVLKDRPKLQSWRSRVQSALSDSFDEAHSVVYQIRQKFTAKL